A region of Thermobifida halotolerans DNA encodes the following proteins:
- a CDS encoding VOC family protein produces the protein MENLDRAFPVVFSEAVPATAGFYERLGFTRAVEHPPGDAPTYVGLRRGSAELAVVDAAQARDRYGRGPEDGVRFEMFVFVAEVDAVVERLREEGVPVLRGPADMPWGERVAYVADPDGNPVGIASHRSASP, from the coding sequence ATGGAGAACCTTGACCGTGCTTTTCCGGTTGTCTTCTCCGAGGCGGTGCCCGCCACCGCGGGGTTCTACGAACGGCTCGGATTCACCCGGGCCGTCGAGCACCCTCCCGGGGACGCGCCGACCTACGTCGGCCTGCGCCGCGGCTCGGCCGAGCTCGCCGTCGTCGACGCCGCCCAGGCGCGGGACCGCTACGGCCGGGGCCCGGAAGACGGTGTCCGCTTCGAGATGTTTGTCTTTGTCGCCGAGGTCGACGCCGTTGTCGAACGGCTGCGCGAGGAGGGCGTCCCCGTGCTCCGGGGCCCCGCCGACATGCCGTGGGGCGAACGGGTCGCCTATGTCGCCGACCCCGACGGCAACCCCGTGGGGATCGCCTCGCACCGGTCGGCCTCCCCCTGA
- a CDS encoding winged helix-turn-helix transcriptional regulator, with protein MRVIDGMHRLKVAADQGGTLISARFFEGTESEAFVLSVEGNTRHGLPLTLAERTAAARRILASHPEWSDRMVASVTGLSPKTVRDLRHSAQISAPEVTARVGRDGRVRPLDPAAGRLRAAELLRKNPRASLRRIADEAGISPGTVRDVKERLRRGEEPVPRARNRKRMSGPPTRKDSSNLPTPRPNRAPVQSEDLRACLETLTGDPVLRYSENGRRLLRVLSAISVLIENREQLLRSVPSHWAGTIYRIAMECSKEWQEFAQQMEVLEEAR; from the coding sequence ATGCGGGTGATCGACGGCATGCACCGCCTGAAGGTCGCCGCCGACCAGGGAGGAACCCTGATATCCGCGCGGTTCTTCGAGGGGACGGAGAGCGAGGCCTTCGTCCTCTCCGTCGAGGGAAACACCCGGCACGGCCTTCCCCTGACCCTGGCGGAGCGCACGGCGGCGGCCCGGCGCATCCTCGCCTCCCACCCGGAGTGGTCGGACCGGATGGTCGCCTCCGTCACGGGCCTGTCCCCCAAGACGGTCCGCGACCTGCGGCACTCCGCCCAGATCAGTGCTCCCGAGGTCACCGCGCGGGTCGGCCGGGACGGAAGGGTGCGGCCGCTCGACCCCGCGGCGGGCCGCCTCCGCGCGGCGGAACTCCTCCGGAAGAACCCGCGGGCGTCCCTGCGCAGGATCGCCGACGAGGCCGGGATCTCCCCCGGCACCGTTCGGGATGTCAAAGAGCGGTTGCGGCGCGGCGAGGAACCGGTTCCACGGGCCAGGAACCGGAAGAGGATGTCGGGTCCTCCCACCCGGAAGGACTCCTCGAACCTGCCGACGCCCCGGCCGAACCGCGCCCCGGTCCAGTCGGAGGACCTGCGCGCCTGCCTGGAGACCCTGACCGGAGACCCCGTGCTGCGCTACTCGGAGAACGGTCGCCGTCTGCTCCGGGTCCTCTCCGCGATCTCCGTCCTCATCGAAAACCGGGAGCAGTTGTTGAGAAGCGTCCCGTCGCACTGGGCGGGCACCATTTACCGGATAGCCATGGAATGTTCCAAGGAATGGCAGGAATTCGCCCAGCAGATGGAGGTTCTCGAAGAGGCGCGGTGA
- a CDS encoding LysR family transcriptional regulator → MELRQLEYFIAVAEEQSFTKAAARLYVAQPGVSAQIRRLEHELGQELLDRSGRNVRLTEVGAAVLTYARTVIDGIASIRLTVDEFAGLMRGRVSMGVVRSCPALDLPALLANFHKNYPAVEITLVEENSDRLLDDVQNGLLDTAIVALTAATPAGIDLHVFVDEPLVIAVSPGDQLAGENTVPIDALRDRTLTSLPRGTGMRACLEEACSAAGFEPRVSFEVSDPDMLAQLAIRGLGPAVLPASLAAEYPEELHAIAVCPPLRGRMALIWRSQGPLSPAARTFVNHARSALAEQSTDPQPERL, encoded by the coding sequence ATGGAGCTGCGTCAGCTGGAATACTTTATCGCCGTGGCGGAAGAGCAGAGTTTCACCAAGGCCGCCGCACGGCTGTACGTGGCCCAGCCAGGTGTCAGCGCACAGATCCGGCGCCTGGAGCACGAACTCGGACAGGAGCTTCTGGACCGCTCGGGGCGGAACGTACGGCTCACCGAGGTGGGAGCCGCCGTCCTCACCTACGCCCGGACCGTCATCGACGGAATCGCCAGCATCCGGCTCACCGTCGACGAGTTCGCCGGACTGATGCGCGGCCGCGTCTCCATGGGAGTGGTCCGCTCCTGCCCGGCGCTCGACCTGCCCGCCCTGCTGGCGAACTTCCACAAGAACTACCCGGCCGTGGAGATCACCCTGGTCGAGGAGAACTCCGACCGCCTGCTGGACGACGTCCAGAACGGACTGCTCGACACGGCGATCGTCGCCCTGACGGCCGCCACCCCCGCGGGCATCGACCTCCACGTCTTCGTCGACGAACCGCTCGTCATCGCCGTCAGCCCCGGCGACCAGCTGGCCGGGGAGAACACCGTCCCCATCGACGCGTTACGCGACCGGACGCTGACCAGCCTCCCCCGAGGAACCGGCATGCGGGCCTGCCTCGAGGAGGCCTGCTCCGCGGCAGGTTTCGAACCGCGTGTCTCCTTCGAGGTCAGCGACCCGGACATGCTCGCGCAACTGGCCATCCGCGGTCTGGGACCGGCCGTCCTTCCCGCCTCCCTCGCCGCCGAGTACCCCGAGGAACTCCACGCGATCGCGGTGTGTCCCCCGCTGCGCGGGCGCATGGCGCTGATCTGGCGCTCGCAGGGACCGCTCAGCCCCGCGGCGCGGACGTTCGTCAACCACGCGCGCAGCGCGCTGGCGGAGCAGTCGACAGACCCGCAGCCGGAACGCCTGTGA
- a CDS encoding DHA2 family efflux MFS transporter permease subunit, whose product MGSARRTNPWASLSALCVGFFLIMMDTTIVNVALPRMMAELDAGLHQITWVNSAYLLTFAAPLLVAGRLGDRWGRKPVFLGGMAVFTAASLWCGWCDSVEMLIAARALQGVGAAVMMPQPMAFITTLFPARRRGAALGVWGSVAGAATTVGPLLGGFLADGPGWPWIFLVNVPIGLLGLAMTGFLVPGVRPRGGRRFDLAGTLLSALGLLALVFGVHNGEYYGWGRVLGPVGIAHIIGVGVLLLGVFVVWQRYNDREPLMPLTLFGNRDFGAATVTAAAIGFSLTGLYLPLTLLLQEVLELAPRQAGALMLPIAVANSVAGPVAGALSDRIGGRRVVMTGLLVFAAGIGAIAVSAGPETDPWLVAAALAVCGIGTGAAFAPMANVAVGGLSPELVGAASGVYNAVRQVAGVLGSAAVSVSLQAWPADGASQHGMASAVGATLLLLVVVLFVGSAACLAMEPRPRPAESFDAPRKAAAV is encoded by the coding sequence ATGGGTTCCGCGCGGCGGACGAATCCGTGGGCCTCGCTGTCCGCACTCTGTGTCGGTTTCTTCCTGATCATGATGGACACCACCATCGTGAATGTCGCGCTTCCCCGGATGATGGCCGAACTGGACGCGGGACTGCACCAGATCACCTGGGTGAACAGCGCCTACCTGCTCACCTTCGCCGCACCGCTGCTGGTCGCCGGCAGGCTGGGCGACCGGTGGGGGCGGAAGCCGGTGTTCCTCGGCGGCATGGCCGTCTTCACCGCGGCGTCACTGTGGTGCGGGTGGTGCGACAGCGTCGAGATGCTCATCGCCGCGCGCGCCCTGCAGGGCGTCGGCGCCGCGGTGATGATGCCCCAGCCGATGGCCTTCATCACCACGCTGTTTCCTGCCCGCCGACGCGGCGCCGCCCTGGGCGTGTGGGGCTCGGTGGCCGGTGCGGCCACCACCGTGGGCCCCCTGCTGGGCGGGTTCCTGGCCGACGGGCCCGGCTGGCCGTGGATCTTCCTGGTCAACGTGCCCATCGGGCTGCTCGGTCTGGCCATGACCGGCTTCCTGGTTCCCGGGGTGCGGCCGCGGGGCGGGCGCCGCTTCGACCTCGCGGGCACGCTGCTGTCCGCCCTGGGCCTGCTCGCCCTGGTGTTCGGCGTACACAACGGCGAGTACTACGGGTGGGGGCGGGTGCTGGGCCCCGTCGGCATCGCGCACATCATCGGTGTCGGAGTGCTGCTGTTGGGCGTGTTCGTGGTATGGCAGCGGTACAACGACCGCGAGCCGCTCATGCCGCTCACCCTGTTCGGCAACCGCGACTTCGGCGCGGCCACCGTCACTGCCGCCGCCATCGGTTTCTCCCTGACCGGCCTGTACCTGCCGCTGACCCTCCTCCTGCAGGAGGTGCTGGAACTCGCGCCGCGGCAGGCCGGTGCGCTCATGCTGCCGATCGCGGTGGCGAACAGCGTGGCCGGACCGGTCGCGGGCGCGCTTTCCGACCGGATCGGCGGCAGGCGGGTGGTGATGACCGGGCTGCTGGTGTTCGCCGCCGGAATCGGGGCCATCGCGGTGTCGGCCGGTCCGGAGACGGACCCGTGGCTGGTGGCCGCTGCCCTGGCGGTGTGCGGGATCGGAACCGGCGCCGCGTTCGCGCCGATGGCCAACGTCGCGGTCGGCGGCCTGTCCCCGGAACTGGTCGGCGCCGCCTCCGGCGTGTACAACGCCGTCCGCCAGGTGGCCGGCGTCCTCGGCAGCGCCGCGGTGAGCGTGTCGCTGCAGGCGTGGCCCGCGGACGGAGCGTCCCAGCACGGCATGGCGAGTGCGGTCGGAGCGACGCTGCTGCTCCTCGTCGTGGTGCTGTTCGTGGGGTCGGCCGCGTGCCTGGCCATGGAGCCGCGGCCCCGTCCCGCCGAATCCTTTGACGCTCCGCGGAAGGCCGCCGCGGTCTGA
- a CDS encoding YybH family protein, with protein sequence MTQRETARTPEDLTRLFVQRANARDAEGIAALYEEDAVMAYPPGQVTRGRSAIRKLWEELFSSTEDIGEFRPEKSLPTLVSGDLALTATAPLDDAGARAQVARRQPEGHWLRVLDQPEFRQ encoded by the coding sequence GTGACGCAGCGAGAGACCGCCCGAACCCCGGAGGACCTGACCCGTCTGTTCGTGCAGCGGGCCAACGCCCGGGACGCCGAGGGCATCGCCGCGCTCTACGAGGAGGACGCGGTGATGGCCTACCCGCCCGGTCAGGTCACCAGGGGGCGATCGGCCATCCGGAAGCTGTGGGAGGAGTTGTTCTCCTCCACCGAGGACATCGGGGAGTTCCGGCCGGAGAAGTCGCTGCCGACCCTCGTCAGCGGCGACCTCGCCCTCACTGCCACGGCCCCGCTGGACGACGCCGGCGCGCGGGCCCAGGTCGCCCGGCGCCAGCCCGAGGGGCACTGGCTGCGCGTCCTCGACCAGCCCGAGTTCCGCCAGTGA
- a CDS encoding serine/threonine-protein kinase yields the protein MSDPGPVDLSLITRGPVPPDVAPREPEDPQRVGPYRILGRLGSGGMGVVFAATNGDGTCVAVKLIHAEHATDTDFRARFTREVELMRRVAGVCAVAVLDADTGARRPWLATPYVAGPTLRDHIRAHGPLTGGMLTGFAAGVAEALAAIHRAGIVHRDLKPANVLLSPQGPQVLDFGIARAADESGLTRTGGLVGSPGWISPEQYRGQAAGPPADVFAWGALVAYAATGRPPFGTGAVDVLAFRVLQAPPDLAGIGEPLHGLLLAAMNKTPEHRPSAEQLLAALTTPWQNQHTPPHPEDGTQVLTRLLHHEWTTPAPARSRPVPHQHPASRPRREPLLTPGVIATGLALLLFALAAGTGAGLLMREHDTDQAQEPGTRPTAETVTATGEPTRAAEDTSVEPLAEEEASAPPTTDPAGFTVLVPRDWTREVEQNSVFYRSPDGDSYLQVDFTPHTTDDEYRHVIELEENALRAGNLTGYERVRVEDVTFGTDYLSAAEWEFTWVRGGQQRRFLSRNIAVTHGRHVTVAWAAPTAVWADQTREREAALASFTPLASFDPP from the coding sequence GTGTCCGATCCTGGACCTGTTGATCTGTCGCTGATCACCCGCGGACCGGTCCCGCCGGACGTGGCACCGCGCGAACCGGAAGACCCCCAGCGGGTGGGGCCCTACCGGATCCTGGGACGGCTGGGCTCGGGCGGCATGGGCGTGGTCTTCGCCGCCACGAACGGCGACGGCACGTGTGTGGCGGTCAAACTCATCCACGCCGAACACGCCACCGACACCGACTTTCGCGCCCGCTTCACCCGCGAGGTGGAGTTGATGCGCCGCGTGGCAGGAGTGTGCGCGGTCGCGGTACTGGACGCCGACACCGGTGCGCGCCGCCCCTGGCTGGCCACCCCCTACGTGGCCGGACCCACCCTGCGCGACCACATCCGCGCCCACGGCCCCCTCACCGGCGGTATGCTCACCGGTTTCGCCGCCGGCGTGGCCGAGGCCCTGGCCGCCATCCACCGCGCCGGAATCGTGCACCGCGACCTCAAACCCGCCAACGTCCTCCTCTCCCCCCAGGGGCCGCAGGTGCTGGACTTCGGTATCGCGCGGGCCGCCGACGAAAGCGGCCTGACCCGCACCGGCGGACTCGTCGGCTCCCCTGGCTGGATCAGCCCCGAACAGTACCGGGGCCAGGCCGCGGGCCCACCCGCCGACGTCTTCGCCTGGGGCGCCCTGGTCGCCTACGCCGCCACCGGACGCCCCCCGTTCGGCACCGGCGCCGTCGACGTGCTGGCCTTCCGCGTCCTACAAGCTCCACCCGACCTCGCCGGAATCGGCGAACCACTGCACGGCCTGCTCCTGGCCGCCATGAACAAAACCCCCGAACACCGCCCCAGCGCCGAACAGTTACTGGCCGCGCTCACCACACCCTGGCAGAACCAGCACACCCCACCCCACCCCGAGGACGGCACCCAGGTCCTGACCCGCCTACTACACCACGAGTGGACCACCCCCGCACCGGCCCGTTCTCGGCCTGTCCCACACCAGCACCCCGCCTCCCGGCCACGCCGGGAACCCCTCCTGACCCCCGGCGTCATCGCCACCGGACTCGCCCTGCTCCTTTTCGCACTCGCCGCGGGAACCGGCGCCGGACTACTGATGCGAGAACACGACACCGACCAGGCACAGGAACCCGGCACACGTCCCACAGCAGAGACGGTCACGGCCACAGGGGAACCGACGCGGGCGGCCGAGGACACCTCGGTCGAACCGCTCGCGGAGGAGGAGGCTTCCGCGCCGCCCACCACGGACCCGGCGGGATTCACCGTCCTGGTGCCGCGGGACTGGACCCGCGAGGTCGAGCAGAACAGCGTCTTCTACCGGTCACCCGACGGCGACAGCTACCTTCAGGTGGACTTCACCCCGCACACCACCGACGACGAGTACCGGCACGTGATCGAACTGGAGGAGAACGCGCTGCGAGCCGGCAATCTGACCGGTTACGAGCGGGTCCGGGTCGAGGACGTCACGTTCGGGACCGACTATCTGTCCGCGGCCGAGTGGGAGTTCACCTGGGTACGTGGCGGCCAGCAGCGTCGCTTCCTGAGCCGCAACATCGCGGTGACGCACGGCAGGCACGTCACGGTCGCCTGGGCCGCCCCGACCGCCGTCTGGGCCGACCAGACACGGGAGCGCGAGGCCGCGCTGGCCTCCTTCACCCCCCTGGCCTCCTTCGACCCGCCGTGA
- a CDS encoding SDR family oxidoreductase, with product MSEQTTALVTGANKGIGYEIAAGLGALGWRVGVGARNEERREAAVAKLRAAGADAFGVPLDVAEDASVTAAADLVQERAGRLDVLVNNAGIPGGMPQMPTTVDLATVRAVMETNVIGVIRVTNAMLPLLRRSPSPRIVNMSSSVGSLTLQTTAGAQAGPIAAAYSPSKTFLNAVTVQYARELRDTNILINAACPGYCATDLTGFRGMRTPEQGAAIAVRLATLPDDGPTGGFFDDEGELPW from the coding sequence ATGAGCGAACAGACAACCGCGCTGGTGACCGGCGCGAACAAGGGGATCGGATACGAGATCGCGGCCGGGTTGGGCGCCCTCGGCTGGAGAGTCGGGGTCGGCGCCCGAAACGAGGAGCGCCGCGAGGCCGCCGTGGCGAAGCTGCGGGCGGCCGGCGCCGACGCGTTCGGCGTTCCGCTCGACGTGGCCGAGGACGCCAGCGTCACCGCCGCCGCCGACCTGGTCCAGGAGCGCGCCGGACGCCTCGACGTGCTCGTCAACAACGCCGGGATCCCCGGCGGCATGCCGCAGATGCCCACCACGGTCGACCTCGCCACGGTGCGCGCGGTCATGGAGACCAACGTGATCGGCGTCATCCGCGTCACCAACGCGATGCTGCCGCTGCTGCGCCGCTCGCCGTCGCCGCGGATCGTGAACATGTCCAGCAGCGTCGGCTCACTCACCCTGCAGACCACCGCCGGCGCCCAGGCAGGCCCGATCGCCGCCGCCTACTCGCCGTCGAAGACGTTCCTCAACGCCGTCACCGTCCAGTACGCCAGGGAGTTGCGCGACACCAACATCCTGATCAACGCCGCCTGCCCCGGCTACTGCGCCACCGACCTCACCGGTTTCCGCGGCATGCGCACCCCCGAGCAGGGCGCGGCGATCGCGGTCCGGCTCGCGACCCTGCCCGACGACGGCCCGACCGGCGGCTTCTTCGACGACGAGGGGGAGTTGCCCTGGTGA
- a CDS encoding LysR family transcriptional regulator → MRYFVAVAEELHFGRAAQRLGIAQPPLSRAIRQLERRLGTALLDRTSRTVALTGAGTVLLAEARAALEAVEAAERRTRRAALATTGRAGVVLAAKAGAPSELLARLLDAYAAEPDAVTVDLLLCGIGEQERALRDGRADVALLHPPFDTTAGFDTEELRTEGQVVVLPAGHPLAGRPHVRTAEVAGLPDLPMPRWPGHDGTYPDGPGPRIREHAQLLQLVALGRACWIAPESCAARLRGDLAAVPVLDAPTVTTVIAWPPHSRSRAVAGLVRAATSLYAPAERP, encoded by the coding sequence TTGCGGTACTTCGTCGCCGTCGCCGAGGAACTGCACTTCGGGAGGGCCGCGCAGCGACTCGGGATCGCCCAGCCCCCGCTGTCGCGGGCGATCCGCCAACTCGAACGGCGCCTCGGTACGGCGCTGCTGGACCGCACCAGCCGCACGGTCGCCCTGACCGGGGCCGGGACGGTGCTCCTGGCCGAGGCACGCGCGGCGCTGGAAGCGGTCGAGGCCGCCGAGCGCCGCACCCGCCGCGCCGCCCTCGCCACGACCGGCCGCGCCGGCGTGGTTCTCGCCGCGAAGGCCGGCGCGCCCAGCGAACTGCTGGCGCGACTGCTCGACGCCTACGCCGCCGAACCCGACGCGGTCACCGTCGACCTGCTGCTGTGCGGGATCGGCGAGCAGGAACGGGCGCTGCGCGACGGCCGGGCCGACGTGGCCCTGCTGCACCCGCCGTTCGACACCACGGCCGGTTTCGACACCGAGGAACTCCGCACGGAGGGACAGGTCGTGGTCCTGCCGGCCGGGCATCCCCTCGCCGGTCGGCCCCATGTGCGGACAGCCGAGGTCGCCGGGCTGCCCGACCTGCCGATGCCGCGCTGGCCCGGCCACGACGGCACCTACCCGGACGGCCCCGGCCCTCGGATCCGGGAGCATGCGCAACTGCTCCAACTGGTCGCGCTCGGCCGCGCCTGCTGGATCGCGCCGGAGTCGTGCGCGGCCCGGCTGCGCGGCGACCTCGCCGCCGTGCCGGTGCTGGACGCGCCGACGGTCACGACGGTCATCGCCTGGCCGCCCCACAGCCGGTCCAGGGCCGTCGCCGGGCTCGTCCGGGCCGCGACCAGCCTCTACGCGCCCGCGGAACGACCATAG
- a CDS encoding YciI family protein, with amino-acid sequence MAKYLLLKHYRGAPKPVNDVPMDQWTPQEVEAHMKYMRDFAARLEASGEFVDGQALSPEGTFVRYDGEGRPPVTDGPFAETKDLIAGWMVIDVETHERALELAGELSAAPGAGGEPIHEWLEVRPFLSAPPTIAE; translated from the coding sequence ATGGCCAAGTACCTGCTGCTCAAGCACTACCGGGGTGCTCCGAAGCCGGTCAACGACGTTCCGATGGACCAGTGGACGCCGCAGGAGGTCGAGGCCCACATGAAGTACATGCGGGACTTCGCCGCCCGGCTCGAGGCCTCCGGCGAGTTCGTCGACGGCCAGGCGCTGTCCCCGGAGGGCACGTTCGTCCGCTACGACGGCGAGGGGCGACCGCCGGTCACCGACGGCCCGTTCGCGGAGACCAAGGACCTGATCGCCGGCTGGATGGTAATCGACGTCGAGACCCACGAGCGGGCGCTCGAACTGGCCGGTGAGCTGTCCGCGGCCCCGGGCGCGGGCGGCGAGCCGATCCACGAGTGGCTGGAGGTGCGCCCGTTCCTGTCCGCGCCCCCGACCATCGCGGAGTGA
- a CDS encoding RNA polymerase sigma factor, which yields MDEALLRALTPAVIGVLVRRGADFASAEDAVQDALVEAVRAWPDSPPHDPKGWLVTVAWRKFLDATRADASRRRREVRVESEPVPGPGETADDTLRLYFLCAHPSLTPASAVALTLRAVGGLTTRQIARAYLVPEATMAQRISRAKRTVSGVRFDRPGDVATVLRVLYLVFNEGYSGDVDLAGEAIRLTRQLAAGIDHEEVAGLLALMLLHHARRPARTGPDGRLVPLAEQDRGLWDTRMIAEGVAVLQAALARDRLGEFQAQAAIAALHADAPTAEETDWTQIVEWYDELVRLTHSPVARLNRAVAVGEADGPRAGLAALAELDPSLPRHTAAAAYLRERDGDLVTAARLYAEAARSAPSLSERDHLTRQAARLNARLRG from the coding sequence GTGGACGAGGCTCTGCTGCGGGCCCTCACCCCCGCCGTGATCGGCGTCCTCGTCCGCCGCGGGGCCGACTTCGCGTCGGCCGAGGACGCCGTGCAGGACGCTCTGGTCGAGGCCGTGCGCGCGTGGCCGGACAGCCCACCGCACGACCCCAAGGGGTGGCTGGTCACCGTGGCCTGGCGCAAGTTCCTCGACGCCACCCGCGCCGACGCCTCACGGCGGCGGCGCGAGGTGCGCGTCGAGAGCGAGCCCGTGCCCGGCCCGGGCGAGACGGCGGACGACACGCTGCGGCTGTACTTCCTGTGCGCGCACCCGTCCCTGACACCGGCCTCGGCCGTCGCGCTCACGCTGCGCGCGGTCGGCGGTCTGACCACGCGGCAGATCGCGCGGGCCTACCTCGTGCCGGAGGCGACCATGGCCCAGCGCATCAGCCGGGCCAAGCGGACCGTCTCGGGCGTCCGGTTCGACCGGCCCGGTGACGTCGCCACCGTGCTGCGCGTGCTCTACCTGGTCTTCAACGAGGGCTACTCCGGTGACGTCGACCTCGCCGGCGAGGCGATCCGGCTCACCCGCCAACTGGCGGCCGGGATCGACCACGAGGAGGTCGCGGGCCTGCTCGCGCTCATGCTGCTCCACCACGCGCGGCGCCCGGCACGCACCGGCCCCGACGGCAGGCTCGTGCCCCTCGCCGAGCAGGACCGCGGCCTGTGGGACACCCGCATGATCGCCGAGGGCGTCGCCGTGCTGCAGGCGGCCCTCGCCCGCGACCGCCTGGGCGAGTTCCAGGCCCAGGCCGCCATCGCCGCGCTGCACGCCGACGCCCCGACGGCCGAGGAGACCGACTGGACGCAGATCGTGGAGTGGTACGACGAACTGGTGCGGCTCACCCACAGCCCGGTGGCCCGCCTCAACCGGGCCGTCGCGGTCGGCGAGGCCGACGGTCCGCGGGCGGGCCTGGCCGCCCTGGCGGAACTCGACCCCTCGCTGCCCCGCCACACCGCCGCGGCGGCCTACCTGCGCGAGCGCGACGGTGACCTGGTCACCGCGGCGCGGCTCTACGCCGAGGCCGCCCGGTCGGCGCCCAGTCTTTCCGAACGCGACCACCTCACGCGGCAGGCCGCGCGGCTCAACGCGCGGCTGCGCGGCTGA